AAAACGGTTTCACATTTATGCCAGGaattgtgtgatttttaaatgatactttTAGAAGAATAAATTGAGGAGGTGAGACTGGAAGCAGAAAAGTCAGGCTAGAAATCCTCAGGAACGAAGTAAACAAAGGACAGACACATCAGGGAATAAGAAGGGCCTGACGAAGACAGTGCAGAGAAGCTACTTCACCATTTTGAAGCCTGAACATTCTACAGGCCACTCAGcaatgtcaggcttccctgatggctcagaaagtaaagactCCATGTGCAAtgtgagagatctgggttcgatccctgggttgggaagattcccctggagaagggaatggctacccactccagtattcttgagacttccctgacagtctagtggttaagactctgcacttccaaagcAGCAggtgctggtttgattcctggtcagggactaaaatcccacatgcaaggacaaaaaaaaaaaaaattgggcttcccaggtggcactagtggtaaaaaaaaaccctgcctgccaatgcagagacataagagacgtgggtttgatccctgggtcacgagatgccctggaggaagccacggcaacccactctagtatttttgccaaaagaattccattgacagaggagtctggcgggctgaggtacaaagagtcggacacaacttgagGCAACTTAGCCTCATGTAAGCATGCAGCAATTTTAGATAGTCAACACCTGAACATTACCTATAAAGAATCAGCTCCCAGAGGAGGGAAATTCTGTCTTTATTGATATAAAGAACCTAGTTTCTAAATTAATGTAGTAACTGTGGTATATAAGGCCTAGCATAAATTAATGTAAGGTGCACAAGTAAGTTAATAGTTTCACTGAACAAATATATACTATGATAGTCAAGGAAGAAACTAATTGTTTAACTTGGTAAAATGAAATGCTAAatgctttcttttgaaaattccataaatttaaaaggatttaaaaatgtCTAACACTGTCAGACTACTCTTTTCTGAGAGATcataaaaagaaagcattcttCATAAATTTACCCCTGCATGAAAAATTAAACATGGTAAAATGCTAGATGGAATTTAGTAACTCTCAGGTACTCTGTGTTTACTTATTCTTGCAATATTTTTCCAAAGGATATTCTGGACCACTGAAGGAAATTCCTCCTGAAAGATTCAACACCACAGCTGTCCCTAAGTACTACCAGTCGCCCTGGGAACAGGCCATTAGCAATGATCCGGAGCTTTTAGAGGCTTTATACCCAAAATTTTTCAAGCCTGAAGGAAAGGCAGAATTGCCTGATTACAGGAGCTTTAACAGGTAATTCAATTACCCTCAGTGGCACTTCAGCATGCAATACAAAGGCTGTTATATCACGGTATGGAGAACTGAATCctctggtaggaaaaaaaaaaaaaaaaacctaaaagcaATATATAATATCTCTGCCTAGGCAAAGACTCATTTTTGCAGTATTACTAATAtggtacatttttattataaaaatgaaggCTATGATTCACAAACTATCACTGTTATAAtctccaacattttaaaaagcaattttaatattgatttctAATGTGAAGGTTGATATTAGTTTATATGTTGCTCCAAACAATCTTGTTAGTCACTACATAGATGACTAAgtataaaaaatcattttaagtcaAATCTGTGCTCAAAGAAATTATATTATGGGAATTACAGAGATGCACAGTTATTTTTTAGTAGAATATTCCAAATCTttcagtggaattttttttttgcttttctaactGAATAAAACTTGCAACTATTTTCAGAGATCTTAAAAATCTTACAAATAGTCTCTCACTTTGAATGCTTAACATTTCTGTTAAAAAGTTTACTTTGTGTCCAAAggcaataaaaagttaaacaaacaggatgcAGTCTCAAATGgtgccaaagaaaagaaaattctgctTTTCAAACAACAATCTTTCACTGGATAAGTGGTAGGAGGTAGAAGATGGGTGATGAAATGGACGGGAATGTTTTcatttacagaagaaaatgaCCCACAAATtgggagggaaaaacaaaacatactgAATGAAAAGGGAAAAGCGAATGCACTAAATACCAAACTCAAATATTGGATTTCAGTGGCAGAGgaacatttctttctcatttaattcagaaaaaataaataaaagaataagtgATTTTTGGAATTAATAAATATAAGATTAATTGACCAAATTCAGCCTAAATCTGACAATGTTCAACTCCAGCCTCTTGTATTCAATGGATAACAATATACTGTTATACTCCCTTGGATGTGTGGCTTGTGCAACTGCAGGGGGCCCCACAATTAAAAAGCCCATAGCTGATTTAAAGTTTCGCTTTAATGTTTGAAATTCCTAACAAGCTTTAAACAAAGAGTCCTgagttttcattttgcactgtgCCCTACAAGTGTTTAGATCAGATCCCAGGCTCTAAGTTTTACCTTAAGTTCCTCTGTATTCAGGAAAATGTTCCCTTAAAGTAATTATCTTAATCCATGATGTGTTCCCCCACACCCTGCTTATATTTCACTCTTCTTGTTTGTGAGTTCATTGAAATTAAAACCTACTACAATCTTTCCATCTTTGACTTAATAGCATATAGCAGAGTGTCTAGATAtaatcgggcttcccaggtagcactagtggtgaagaacctgcctgtcaatgcaggagacacaggatatgcgggtttgatccttgggtcaggaagatcccctggaggaggaaatgacaacccactccagtatttatgcctggagaatcccatggacagaggaacctggcgggctatagaccagtgtcacaaagagttggacatgactgaagcaacttagcatatacACACTCAATTTTTTatatgagtaaatgaatgaaccaaCAAATGAACCAACTATAGGTTTATAATGGTAAACTTCCAAAATGACAAAACATTGTCTTGGACATCTTGAACATCCAAGAATATGAAGTTTTCCTTATGCAGTGAGTCAAATTTGACTTTTAATGACTCTTCAATCCACTAAATCAAAGGACAAAATGTGGGACATTAAATCACTCACTTATATAACAGATATGATTTCTCAATGTACTGCTCTACTTAGAAACAATCTCAGAAGGCCCAATGCTCCTTAAGAATTATGTCTAAGGGGTACAACATATGGTAGTATAGAAGAGCAGGCTTCAGTGAGTCTGAATACCTGGGTTTAAATTCTGATTCTATACTTTATTAGGTGGGTGACATTGGGTAAGTCATTTAACTATTTGTGTTTCAGTTTCATCTATTAAAAGGGGATAGAAAAATAATCAactcaaatatttgttttgaGAATTTAATGAGACAATCATGTAAAGCCTTGGTACTCAAAGTGTGGTGAGACCAGTTGTggtggcatcacctgggaactggtTAGAAATGAAGAATCTCAGGACACATACTAGATTGACTGAATTAGCATCTGTAGCTTAAAAAGATCACAAGGTGATTTCCATACTAACAGAGCAGGTGCACAGCACTCTGCTGATAAATACTAGCTTTCATTATTACTATGCCTTCTGAAGTTTAATGATTATAAAGCATCTGACTGATAATTTAAATTCTTAAAGTTCTTTTCCTAACCAATCTCTCTCACCGCTAGAGTAATGGTTTTAGGCTCTGGACATGAAAGACTATACTGATATGATTGCTGAAATGCTGCATTAGACTGAGGTTACTGCATTACTCAGTAACCTGTTGTTATCCATATTTTCCACAGCGATTTGAGGAAATATTGTAAGAGGCCAGCCATCTTGAGAAAAGATGCAACAGAAAGTAAAACATACTGTtcttcttcagaaaaacaaaaacaaaaaaacctagaaGACAAGAAAATTGTGGGCTAGTAAGAcatgagagcttccctggtggctcaaagaatcttcctgcaatacaggagatcctggttcagtccccagctcaggaagatcccctgaagaatggaatagctacacactccagtatccttgcctgaagaattccatggacagaggagcctggcaggctacagtccttgtgaTAGAAAaaagcagacatgactgagtgactggcacTTTCAtttatggtaaagaatttgcctggaatgtggaagacctgggtttgatccctaggttgggaagatcccctggaggagggcacggcaacccactccagtattcttgcctggagaatccccatggacagaggagcctggcatgctgcagtccaaggggttgcaacgagtcagatacgagtgagtgactaaacacacacagcaAGACATGAGATTCTATACTACTACTGCATTGGCCAAAACCTGCAttcttttcaggttttttttgtaacatcttatggaaaccCTAAAGGAGCgaaatttttggccaatccaatagaTGACATAGTTACATGTGCTACAGCCATCATTGAGGTCACTTATCTACCCTGCGGACACTGAAGATTTAATCTGGCTCTCAATCTTTTTCCGCAGGACTATCCCTGTCATCAATTTTTGGTGGCTTAAATGGTTCACTGAACTCTCAGCTCTCTTAAGCCCTTGACTGTATTGCTTCAAAGGACCTCTCTCTCAATCCCATCTTCGTCACTACTGACTTTCCTTCAAGTGTGCCATTACCAACATCTATGCTactgctgcgcttagtcacttcgagtcatgtctgactctgtgtgacctcatgcactgcagcccaccaggctcctctgtccatgggattctccaggcaagatcttcccaatccagggaacaaacccgggtctcctgcattgcaggcagattctttaccactgagctactagggaagcccaccaaTATCTGCATCATCTTCAAAATCTAAATTTCAAGCATCTCactaccacattttctttaattttttcatttattacttaTCTCAATAATGCTTCAGACCACACATCAAAGCCATCTCATTTTTCAAAGTCCATCATTCATTTCCTCCTTACTTTACTagactccttcagttcagttcagttcagtcgctcagttgtgtccgattctctgtgaccccatgaatcgcagcacgccaggcttccctgtccatcaccaactcccggagtttactcaaactcatgccctctgagtcagtgatgccatctagccgtctcatcctctgtcatccccttctcctcctgcccccaatccctctcagcatcagggtcttttccaatgagtcaactcttcacatgaggtggtcaaagtactggagtttcaccttcagcatcaatctttccaatgaacacccaggactgatctcctttaggacggactggttggatctccttgcagtccaagggactctcaagagtcttctccaacaccacagttcaaaagcatcaatttttcggcgctcagctttcttcacagtccaactctcacatccatacatgaccactggaaaaaccatagccttgaccagacggacctttgttggcaaagtaatgtctctgctttttaatatgctaggttgAGTCCTTAGTCCCTTACTATTATCATCCAGAAATTAAGATATTCAGGAAAGATCACAGGTGATTGAGCTTCAAAGAAAATCAGATCTCTTCTAGGCTTTAAAATGATCTCCACAATATTGGAGAATTTATAGTCCTGCCAATTCCATTATCCAAATGTTTATGAGGATTGTCTAGGCAAAATACATTAAACAATTACATATATTGAGCAAGATACAAAGATTTATCAGAGAGAATTCCAGTCCTCTTGGAGTACAGTCTCATAAATTAGGCAGACAGACTACTGAATATAATGAAAGATGGAAAGTGAGGTTACAGTGAGGTAAAAATAGAGCTCATGGAAACTTAGGGGAGAAAGAGTTTATTTCTGGTTGTGGGAGATCAGGGAAAGCttcaagaataaaattaaatatcaaatacTTAAGTATAAATTACTTAAAGAACATACTTAAAACTTAAAGGGGATTTAGAAATGTTAGTAATGACAGAGCACTCCAGGCAGAGAAAAATGAGTGAGTAAATGCAATGACGTTGGAGAGCACAaggagaagctgctgctgctgctaagttgcttcagtcatgtctgactctgtgtgaccccacagacggcagcccaccaccctcccccgtccctgggatcctccaggcaagaatactggagtgtgttgccgctgccttctccaatgcatgacagtgaaaagtgaaagtgaattcgctcagtcatgtccaactcttagcaaccccatggactgcagcctaccaggctccgccgtccatgggattctccaggcaagagtattggagtggggtgccactgccttctccaacaaGGAGAAGAGCAAGCAGTACATCAGTTTGACTGGAACAAAGACTACATGAAAGTGTATAGGGTAAAACTAGCAGGATTGACCTTTCCACTATGATGTCAAAGTCatttttttacacacacacacacacacacacacatacacgaaaCCTGTTCCTCCTTGCCTTCTACCAGCGAGCTACTGAAACTCTAAACCGAGGAATAATCCTTGATTTTTACATTTCCCTCACAATTTTCATCCAATTTGTCAGCGTATCCTGTTGACCCTACCTGTAGAACACGTCCTGAAACCACCCACTTCTTCAAGGAAAACACCTAAAATCCAAGCTGCCATCACTTCTCACCTGAATCGGTATCATAtgtccttttctttcattcttgtcCACCTATACTTGTTCACACAGTAACAGGTGCCAGAGTGATCTTAATTCAAATTTTCTCAGGTTATACCACTCctgtttttattgttcagtcctgttcagttgctcagtcctgtccaactctttgtgaccccatagactgcagcacaccaggattccctgtctttcaccatctcttgaagcttgctcaaactcacgtccattgagtcggtgatgccatccaaccatctcatcctctatcatccccttcttttcccaccttcaatctttcccagcatcagggtcttcttctaatgagttggttcttcacatcaggtggccaaagtactggagcttgagcttcagcatcagtccttccaacgaatattcaggactgatttccttgaggattgactgatttgatcttcttgcagtccaagggactttcaagagtcttctccaacaccacagttcaaagcatcaattctttagtgctcagccttctttatggtccaactctcacgtccatacatgactactggaaaaaacaaagctttaactagatggacctttgttggcaatgtaatgtctctgcttttaaatatgctgtctgggttggtcatagtttttcttccaaggagcaagcatcttttaatttcgtggctgcagtcaccatctgcagtgattttgtagcccaagaaaataaagtctgtcactgtttccattgtttctccatcgatttgccatgaagtgatgggaccaaatgccatgatctttgttttttgaatgttgagttttaagtcagcattttaactctcctctttcactttcagcaagaagctctttaattcctcttcactttctgccataaggctagtgtcatctgtatatctgagattattgatatttctcccagcaatcttgatttggggtgtgcttcaaccagcccggcatttcacatgatgtactctgcacagaagttacaTAAGCaagatgacagtatacagccttgatgtactagtttcccaatttggaaccagtctgttgttccatgtccagttctaactgttgtttcttgatctgcatacaggttgtgcaggagccaggtaaggtggtctggtattcccatctctttcagatttttccacagtttgttgtgatctatacagtcaaaggctttagcgtagtcaatgaagcagaattagaatttttttctggaattctcttaatttttctatgatccagcaagtgttggcaatttgatctctggttcctctgtcttttctaaatccaccttgaacatctggaagttcatagttcatgtactgttgaagcctggcttggagaattttgaacattactagcgtgtgagatgagtgcaattgtgtggcagtttgaacattctttggcattgcctttgggaatggaatgaaaactgaccttttccagtttttaatgGCTTCCCTTCACACTTAGAATGAAATCCATGTTCCTTATTGGACAAAATTCCACACAATCTAcccctctgtcccctctcccTTCTACCATCCCCCTCACTTACCTGTCTAGCAACATaggctttctttcatttctgaaaaggTCAACATTATTTCTGCCTTAGATTCTTTGCATTAGCTACTCTATCTGAAATGCTGAAGGGCTTCTGTTATATTGTCCATGGCAAACTTCTGACCTTCAGATGGCAGTTTAAATGTCACCTTTCCAGAGAAGTCTTTTCTCCCTATCTAGTCATTCAGTTATGCTCTATTCTATCACcctattttaaatttctcatagTTCTTATTACTGAATGTTTGTCTGTATGTTTagtgttttattaaaaattttattaaaaactaaaaattattatttttattgaattatagctgacatacaagtttatttttttatctccTTCACTAGAAATATAAAACCTTACACTCTGACTACGTTGCTCACTGCCGTATGTCCAGCATTTAGAAATGTGTCTGGCCCTGGATGACTAATTATTGCTAAATCAAAGAAAGCTAAACAGTTATATGACATCTTGAATGCCAAGATAAGGAAGGTGGACCTTCTTCAGATGAGTAGAAGGATTTTGATATTTTTGAGGCATAGctagaaaaatgcaaagataTATTTCTTGCCCTCAAAGAATTTATAATTCACAAATGACCCAAACCACATCATATTCTGAAAAACAGAAGCTGAAAATACCAAATGCCCTATTATTAATAGATGCACTATAAGACTAACATAAAACAATCAGTTCTATAGGAATTTGGTTAAGAAAGGGAGTGAGGGCTTGGGGTAGTTAGGGGGAAGTTAAAATTTAAAGGCCACAGAATATATACAGGTGGAGAGGAGGCACAGaggaaatacctttttttttctcccccagaggAAATAAGCAAGTGTGACATTGTTAGCAAAGGCAGGAAGGCAAGAAATGTTTGTGATGACTCAGGGTCCAGGTAACAGACTAGTTCAGTCCAAAACTAAGAGTACATACAAAATGTCTTTACATGAATTATCAAATATCTGTTTTATCATAAAGGCATGGTCCTTGAATGGAAACGCTTATTTCAGAGGTCAAAAACTGAATTCCTACTAAGAATATAACAGAATAACATGCCCATAAGTTGATGCATTATATTGTTTGCTATTTTCTGGCAAATACATTTgaatattaatttattctttttcttttcactcctCACAGAGTTGCCACCCCATTTGGAGGTTTTGAAAAAGCATCAAAAATGGTTAAATTCAAGGTTCCAGATTTTGACCTACTACTTCTAACAGATCCCAGGTTCATGGCCTTTGCCAATCCTCTTTCTGGCAGACGGTCCTTTAATAGGACTCCGAAGGGATGGATATCTGAGAATATTCCTATAGTTATAACAACTGAACCTACAGAGGATACCACCATACCAGAATCAGAAGACCTATAAAAGAAAGTTGTATGTGTGACAAAAACCTCTGAACATAAATGTTGctgtataattattttacttattggCAAAGCCACTAACACTCTTCATTAGTAGCAATAATTTAATAACAATTTAGCAATTTTCCTTTTACGGCATTTAACTTCAATCTCAGATCAAAATCTAATAAACAATtcaaaatcttattaaaaaaaaaaaaaaaacttttaactcACTTGTCTTTACTCATAATCTTGTTATCACTTGGTTAAACAATCCGGTCTCCACACTGGGAAAGTCCAGAAAAGTTACTGACAACAAAGGGTTTCATCTTTGTTGCCTTTAATATAAGCTATTCCTGAATAAAGTTTTTAGATGGATCTAGAATCAAAATACAGTGCAAAATATTTAGATTAATTCAGAGTTTTATTTAAGGGATGAAAGCCATAGAAGTTGATATACAAGCATTATTGATGGAGAAAAGGGTTGGGTTCTTCTTTTCTGAAAAGCTTCCATGATAAAATAACTTGTCTAGATGAAGTCTTTTCAACagtctttcttaaaatttcaaatttcttatAACTTTGaaactgttttgtatttttcaacGTGCTTTGAATCATCAGATGACAGATAACAGTCTCCAGAGTTCAATTgggttattattgttgtttagtattAAGTCAAGGATAGGAGGAGAAAATGACTCAAAGAACATCATACTATTGTAGTTTTCATGACCAAGGTATATTTGGAATTCAAGTTCTACAAACCCTAATGTTGTGTGTTGTT
This sequence is a window from Odocoileus virginianus isolate 20LAN1187 ecotype Illinois chromosome 21, Ovbor_1.2, whole genome shotgun sequence. Protein-coding genes within it:
- the MYOZ2 gene encoding myozenin-2 isoform X2 yields the protein MHLGKKVSIPRDIMLEELSHLSNRGARLFKMRQRRSDKYTFENFQYESKAQINHNIAMQNEKLDGSNLESGSQQAPFTPPNTPDPRSPPNPENIAPGYSGPLKEIPPERFNTTAVPKYYQSPWEQAISNDPELLEALYPKFFKPEGKAELPDYRSFNRVATPFGGFEKASKMVKFKVPDFDLLLLTDPRFMAFANPLSGRRSFNRTPKGWISENIPIVITTEPTEDTTIPESEDL
- the MYOZ2 gene encoding myozenin-2 isoform X1, which produces MLSHNTMVKQRKQQASAIMKEIHGNDVDVMHLGKKVSIPRDIMLEELSHLSNRGARLFKMRQRRSDKYTFENFQYESKAQINHNIAMQNEKLDGSNLESGSQQAPFTPPNTPDPRSPPNPENIAPGYSGPLKEIPPERFNTTAVPKYYQSPWEQAISNDPELLEALYPKFFKPEGKAELPDYRSFNRVATPFGGFEKASKMVKFKVPDFDLLLLTDPRFMAFANPLSGRRSFNRTPKGWISENIPIVITTEPTEDTTIPESEDL